From the genome of Nicotiana sylvestris chromosome 2, ASM39365v2, whole genome shotgun sequence, one region includes:
- the LOC138885058 gene encoding uncharacterized mitochondrial protein AtMg00860-like, translated as MIFSAVGDSFDDCLANLDKVLARCEETNLVLNWEKCHFMVEEGIVLGHKISKNSIEVDKAMIDVISKLPPPTSVKGVRSFLGHAGFYRRFIKDFSKVVNPLCKLLEKDAKFHCNDDCMRAFELLKLKLNTIPIIIAPNLSVPFELMCD; from the coding sequence ATGATTTTTTCTGCGgtcggggattcttttgatgattgtctagcaaatttggacaaagtgttggcaagatgtgaagaaacaaatttggtgctcaattgggagaagtgtcatttcatggttgaggagggcattgtccttggccataagatctcaaagaataGTATTGAAGTCGACAAGGCAATGATTGAtgtgatttctaaacttccacctccaacttcagtcaaagGCGTGCGGAGTTTCTTAGGCCACGCGGGATTTTACCGGCGGTTCATCAAGGACTTCTCTAAAGTGGTAAACCCGTTGTGCAAGCTTTTggagaaagatgccaagttccattgcaatgatgattgcatgagagcTTTCGAGTTACTAAAGCTCAAGTTGAATACTATTCCCATCATTATCGCTCCAAATTTAAGTGTTCCTTTTGAGCTTATGTGTGATTGA